Proteins encoded in a region of the Gallalistipes aquisgranensis genome:
- a CDS encoding tetratricopeptide repeat protein translates to MHNRLQNEIDLLTTAIGESPGDHKLYLERGKLYHRDGAFDKAMNDFIRVRQLVPSHTEAGEYIAMLREIFEFRYKDIYNP, encoded by the coding sequence ATGCACAACAGATTGCAAAACGAAATAGATCTGCTGACGACCGCTATCGGAGAGTCGCCCGGCGATCACAAACTCTATTTGGAGCGGGGTAAACTGTACCACCGTGACGGAGCGTTCGATAAAGCGATGAACGACTTTATCCGTGTACGGCAACTCGTTCCCTCCCACACGGAAGCGGGCGAATACATCGCCATGCTCCGGGAAATATTCGAATTCCGCTACAAAGACATCTACAATCCCTGA
- the fmt gene encoding methionyl-tRNA formyltransferase, whose protein sequence is MTDRPATPGKGLRIVYMGTPDFAVAPLRRLVEEGYQVVSVITMPDKPAGRGLKLQESAVKRYAKEAGIPVLQPEKLKNPEFVAQFRALNADLAIVIAFRMLPEIIWSSPRLGTFNLHASLLPQYRGAAPINWALINGENRTGVTTFMLNHEIDKGDILGQHEVAISPEDNAGTLHDKLMNAGVELVTETVEAIAAGTARPIVQPESEKGLLKEAPKIFKDDCRIDWSETGENIRNLVRGLSPYPAAWSALSGTQESSNVKIYEVRFERAIHSHPPGMLFTDGKKYLKTTCADGYILIGELQMAGKKRMKTEEFLRGFKGIENCRFE, encoded by the coding sequence ATGACGGATCGTCCGGCCACTCCCGGAAAGGGACTTCGCATCGTATATATGGGCACTCCCGATTTCGCCGTAGCACCCCTGCGCCGACTGGTCGAAGAGGGGTATCAGGTCGTTTCGGTCATCACCATGCCGGACAAACCGGCCGGCCGGGGACTGAAACTGCAGGAGAGTGCCGTGAAACGGTACGCCAAAGAGGCCGGAATTCCGGTTCTCCAGCCCGAAAAGCTAAAAAATCCCGAATTCGTGGCGCAGTTCCGGGCTCTCAACGCCGACCTCGCGATTGTAATCGCATTCCGCATGTTGCCTGAAATCATCTGGAGTTCCCCACGTTTAGGTACGTTCAATCTGCACGCCTCACTGCTTCCCCAATACCGGGGCGCTGCGCCGATCAATTGGGCGCTTATCAACGGAGAAAACCGTACGGGAGTAACGACCTTCATGCTCAACCACGAAATCGACAAGGGGGATATACTGGGACAGCACGAAGTGGCGATCTCTCCGGAAGACAACGCCGGGACACTCCACGACAAGCTGATGAACGCGGGTGTCGAACTGGTAACGGAGACTGTAGAAGCAATCGCCGCAGGAACCGCACGTCCGATCGTACAACCCGAAAGCGAAAAAGGATTGCTCAAAGAGGCTCCAAAAATTTTCAAAGACGACTGCCGGATCGACTGGAGTGAAACCGGAGAAAATATCCGCAATCTGGTTCGGGGTCTATCGCCCTATCCGGCCGCGTGGAGCGCATTGAGCGGGACTCAAGAATCTTCGAATGTAAAAATATACGAGGTCCGTTTCGAACGGGCCATTCATTCCCACCCGCCGGGCATGCTGTTCACCGACGGGAAAAAATATTTGAAAACAACTTGTGCCGACGGTTATATTCTGATCGGAGAACTACAGATGGCCGGAAAGAAACGGATGAAGACGGAAGAGTTCCTGCGGGGATTCAAGGGGATAGAGAACTGTCGCTTCGAATAG
- the nadD gene encoding nicotinate (nicotinamide) nucleotide adenylyltransferase, translating into METMLYFGSFNPVHKGHIAIAEWVLDQGLCEEVWFVVSPRSPFKRQEELAEEQHRLEMVRTAAGESSHPDRIQACGIEFDLPKPSYTVDTLQALEERYPNRTFSILIGEDNVSGLPRWKGYDRFIRKYRIWYYPRSGGDGTKYNTPAKVLPSAPLLDYSATEIRRRLRLGEPVEEMVTPGVYRYIEKHGLWTCTTDCKTK; encoded by the coding sequence ATGGAGACGATGCTCTATTTCGGATCGTTCAATCCTGTCCACAAAGGACACATCGCCATTGCGGAATGGGTTCTGGACCAAGGCTTGTGCGAAGAAGTGTGGTTCGTCGTTTCTCCCCGGAGTCCGTTCAAACGGCAGGAGGAACTGGCCGAAGAACAGCATCGCCTGGAGATGGTCCGCACAGCTGCCGGAGAGTCCTCCCATCCCGACCGGATACAGGCTTGCGGCATAGAATTTGACCTGCCCAAACCTTCGTACACCGTCGACACGTTGCAGGCACTCGAAGAGCGTTATCCCAACCGGACCTTTTCCATCCTGATCGGAGAAGACAACGTCAGCGGACTGCCCCGCTGGAAGGGATACGACCGGTTCATCCGGAAATACCGTATATGGTACTATCCGAGAAGCGGCGGTGACGGAACGAAGTACAACACCCCGGCGAAAGTCCTTCCTTCCGCTCCCCTGTTGGATTACTCCGCAACCGAAATCAGACGGAGATTACGCCTCGGAGAACCGGTCGAAGAGATGGTCACCCCGGGAGTGTACCGTTATATCGAAAAACACGGACTATGGACATGCACAACAGATTGCAAAACGAAATAG
- a CDS encoding 4Fe-4S dicluster domain-containing protein, producing the protein MAKIKGSIIVDRERCKGCDVCVVSCPFGVLKLSAEVNSKGYNYSFMANPDACTGCASCAVICPDSCITVYRQKASN; encoded by the coding sequence ATGGCTAAAATCAAGGGAAGTATAATTGTCGACCGGGAGCGTTGCAAGGGTTGCGATGTCTGTGTCGTTTCGTGCCCGTTCGGAGTGCTGAAGCTGTCTGCCGAAGTGAACTCCAAGGGGTACAACTATTCCTTTATGGCTAATCCGGATGCCTGTACGGGCTGTGCAAGTTGTGCCGTGATCTGTCCCGACAGCTGTATTACCGTATATCGGCAGAAGGCATCAAATTAA
- a CDS encoding 2-oxoacid:acceptor oxidoreductase family protein, protein MKEELIIAGFGGQGVLSMGKILAYSGVMQNYEVSWMPSYGPEMRGGTANVTVMISDRPISSPIAHDYDTAIILNQQSMDKFEERVKPGGVLIYDTNGIVRHPVRKDIRIYTIDATAEAARMGNSRLFNTMILGGYLKVRPVVTLENVFKGLEKSLPERAHKSLPANQEAIRIGMGLIKEHEAE, encoded by the coding sequence ATGAAAGAAGAGTTGATTATAGCAGGATTCGGAGGGCAGGGAGTGCTCTCGATGGGGAAAATTCTGGCCTATTCGGGTGTGATGCAGAATTACGAAGTAAGTTGGATGCCCTCTTACGGTCCGGAGATGCGGGGCGGTACCGCTAATGTGACGGTTATGATCAGCGACCGGCCGATCTCTTCCCCGATCGCTCACGATTACGATACGGCAATCATTCTCAACCAGCAGAGTATGGACAAGTTCGAAGAGAGGGTTAAGCCGGGGGGCGTACTGATTTATGACACCAACGGCATCGTCCGGCATCCTGTACGTAAAGATATTCGCATCTATACGATCGACGCGACGGCCGAGGCCGCACGGATGGGAAATTCCCGTCTGTTCAATACGATGATTTTGGGCGGATATCTGAAAGTACGTCCCGTGGTTACGCTGGAGAACGTATTCAAAGGATTGGAGAAATCGTTGCCTGAGCGGGCGCACAAGAGTTTGCCCGCCAATCAGGAGGCGATCCGGATCGGTATGGGATTGATTAAAGAACACGAGGCGGAATAA
- a CDS encoding SdpI family protein codes for MYPLLYWNELADTAIPIHFDIRGTADGWGGRSYLLILPIVAAVLFTGLSISEKYYKKFNYPVKVSDHNRNTLYRLGVRMMRHIKLEITVMFACINNLSLFTVFHGHSVTGVGLVFQVLIVLLFVTPLYFILRMAGSRCD; via the coding sequence TTGTACCCATTGCTCTATTGGAACGAATTGGCCGATACGGCCATTCCGATTCATTTCGATATCAGAGGAACAGCCGACGGCTGGGGCGGACGCTCGTATCTGCTTATCCTGCCGATCGTAGCAGCCGTATTGTTTACAGGACTTTCGATCAGCGAAAAATATTACAAAAAATTCAATTATCCAGTCAAAGTATCCGACCACAACCGGAATACGCTCTACCGGCTCGGTGTCAGAATGATGCGCCATATAAAACTGGAAATAACCGTCATGTTCGCCTGCATCAACAACCTTTCTCTTTTTACGGTGTTCCACGGCCACTCGGTCACGGGCGTCGGTCTTGTCTTCCAGGTTCTGATCGTCTTGCTGTTCGTCACCCCGCTCTATTTCATCCTCAGGATGGCCGGCAGCAGATGCGATTGA
- a CDS encoding 3-methyl-2-oxobutanoate dehydrogenase subunit VorB produces MEEVKLMKGNEVVAEAAVRSGCDGYFGYPITPQTEIIETLMEMRPWETTGMVVLQAESETASINMVYGGASCGKRVMTSSSSPGISLMAEGLSYLAGAELPCVVVNVSRGGPGLGTIQPSQSDYFQATKAAGHGDFHLIVLAPNSVQEMYDFVFDGFDLAFKYRNPVMILTDGLIGQMMEKVVLGRQRPRMTDEYIAEHYGDWALTGKRGRHRNIITSLELEPHVQEERNHRLQAKYAAVKANEVRYEARMCDDADYVIVAYGCSSRICAKVIEMAREDGYKVGLLRPITLYPFPTETLRVMAEHVKGFLAVELSAGQMVEDVRLSVGSNVLVEHYGRYGGMVHSPSEVYDALKEKIISKLK; encoded by the coding sequence ATGGAAGAGGTAAAATTAATGAAAGGGAACGAGGTGGTCGCCGAGGCGGCCGTCCGTTCGGGTTGCGACGGTTATTTCGGCTATCCTATCACTCCGCAGACGGAAATCATCGAAACGCTTATGGAAATGCGTCCGTGGGAGACGACCGGCATGGTCGTGTTGCAGGCGGAGAGTGAAACGGCCTCGATCAATATGGTGTACGGGGGGGCTTCCTGCGGCAAACGGGTGATGACCTCTTCGTCCAGCCCGGGGATCAGTTTGATGGCTGAGGGTTTGAGTTATCTGGCGGGGGCCGAATTGCCCTGTGTTGTGGTGAACGTTTCCCGCGGAGGGCCCGGACTGGGGACGATCCAGCCTTCGCAGAGCGACTATTTTCAGGCTACGAAGGCTGCGGGACACGGTGATTTCCATCTGATCGTATTGGCTCCTAATTCGGTGCAGGAGATGTATGATTTCGTATTCGACGGTTTCGACCTGGCTTTCAAATACCGAAATCCCGTCATGATCCTGACCGACGGTCTGATTGGGCAGATGATGGAGAAGGTGGTGCTCGGCCGCCAGCGTCCCCGTATGACGGACGAATATATCGCCGAACATTACGGTGATTGGGCGTTGACCGGAAAGAGGGGGCGCCATCGCAATATCATCACTTCGCTGGAGTTGGAACCGCATGTGCAGGAAGAACGGAATCACCGGCTCCAGGCCAAATATGCGGCGGTCAAAGCCAATGAAGTGCGTTACGAGGCCCGGATGTGCGACGACGCTGATTACGTGATCGTGGCATACGGCTGTTCTTCGCGTATTTGTGCGAAAGTGATCGAGATGGCCCGGGAAGATGGATATAAGGTCGGGCTTCTGCGTCCGATTACGTTGTACCCCTTCCCGACGGAAACGCTCCGCGTGATGGCTGAACACGTAAAGGGATTTCTCGCCGTGGAACTTAGTGCGGGACAGATGGTCGAGGATGTTCGTCTGAGCGTAGGCAGCAACGTGTTGGTGGAGCACTACGGCCGTTACGGCGGGATGGTGCACTCCCCTTCCGAGGTGTACGATGCATTGAAAGAGAAGATAATCAGTAAATTGAAATAA
- a CDS encoding thiamine pyrophosphate-dependent enzyme: MAEFQVEMKDENRVYAKPRLLTDNVMHYCPGCSHGTIHKLVAEVIEEMGLEERSIGVSPVGCSVFAYNYIDIDWAEAAHGRAAAVATAIKRLNPSKLVFTYQGDGDLAAIGTGETIHACNRGDNITIIFVNNAIYGMTGGQMAPTTLLGMKTATTPYGRDAALNGYPYKIANMITQLEGVSYVTRQSVHTPAAVRKAKKALRHAFEKSMEGKGVSFIEFVATCNSGWKLTPVAANQWMEEHMFPFYPLGDLKDI; this comes from the coding sequence ATGGCTGAGTTTCAGGTTGAAATGAAAGATGAAAACCGGGTGTATGCCAAGCCTCGTTTGCTGACCGACAATGTGATGCATTATTGCCCGGGATGCAGCCACGGGACGATTCACAAGTTGGTGGCGGAGGTGATCGAAGAGATGGGGCTTGAGGAACGGAGCATAGGTGTATCTCCGGTAGGTTGCTCGGTGTTCGCTTACAACTATATCGACATAGACTGGGCCGAGGCGGCCCACGGTCGTGCTGCTGCAGTGGCTACGGCTATAAAAAGGCTGAACCCTTCGAAATTGGTCTTCACCTATCAGGGTGACGGTGACTTGGCTGCTATCGGTACGGGCGAGACGATTCATGCCTGCAACCGGGGCGACAACATCACGATCATTTTCGTAAACAATGCCATATACGGTATGACGGGCGGCCAGATGGCTCCCACTACCCTGTTGGGCATGAAAACGGCGACCACTCCCTATGGCCGCGACGCCGCATTGAACGGTTATCCCTACAAGATCGCCAATATGATCACGCAGCTCGAAGGAGTCAGCTATGTGACCCGTCAGAGCGTTCATACTCCTGCGGCTGTCCGCAAGGCGAAAAAGGCGCTTCGCCATGCGTTCGAAAAGTCGATGGAAGGGAAAGGAGTGTCGTTCATCGAATTCGTTGCCACGTGCAACAGCGGATGGAAACTGACCCCCGTTGCTGCCAATCAATGGATGGAGGAGCATATGTTCCCATTTTATCCTCTGGGAGATTTAAAAGACATTTAG
- the gmk gene encoding guanylate kinase, whose amino-acid sequence MFHCQYTGKLVILSAPSGAGKSTIVKHLLKTFPRLEFSVSATSRAPRGTERNGVEYYFLSPEEFSKAVERGEFVEWEEVYAGTCYGTLCTELERIWSKGNVIIFDVDVKGGIRLKEIFGDKALSIFIMPPSIEELRSRLIGRGTDAPEVIERRIQKAETEISYCHKFDRIVVNDRLEEAVEEVTTLIRDFIG is encoded by the coding sequence ATGTTTCATTGTCAGTACACCGGCAAACTCGTCATCCTCTCAGCCCCATCGGGTGCAGGGAAAAGCACGATCGTCAAACATCTGCTGAAGACTTTCCCCCGGCTCGAATTCTCCGTCTCGGCAACCAGCCGGGCCCCTCGGGGGACGGAACGGAACGGAGTGGAGTACTATTTCCTGTCGCCCGAAGAATTCTCCAAAGCCGTCGAACGGGGCGAATTCGTAGAGTGGGAAGAGGTCTATGCAGGCACCTGTTACGGAACGCTCTGCACGGAACTCGAACGTATCTGGAGCAAAGGGAACGTCATCATTTTCGACGTGGACGTAAAGGGCGGCATCCGGCTCAAAGAAATATTCGGAGACAAAGCTCTCTCCATATTCATCATGCCGCCCTCGATCGAAGAGCTCCGCAGCCGGTTGATCGGCCGGGGAACGGATGCTCCCGAAGTGATCGAACGACGCATACAAAAGGCTGAAACGGAAATTTCCTATTGCCATAAATTCGACCGCATCGTGGTAAACGACCGGCTGGAAGAGGCCGTAGAGGAGGTGACCACGCTCATCCGCGACTTTATCGGCTAA
- the serC gene encoding 3-phosphoserine/phosphohydroxythreonine transaminase, with amino-acid sequence MKKHNFNAGPSILPRVAIENAAKAILDFEGIGLSLLEISHRTKDYEAVNDEAESLFRELLNIPDNYKVLFLGGGASTQFFHVPYNLLEKKAGYVNTGVWAKKAIKEAKNFGEVEVLASSEDKNFTYIPKGYKIPADLDYLHITTNNTIYGTELHEDIDSPVTVVADMSSDILSRPVDVTKYGLIYGGAQKNMGPAGVTFVIVREDILGKVSRPLPSMVDYRNHIANDSMFNTPPVFAIYVVKETLKWLKSIGGVPEIQRRNRAKADLLYGEIDRNPLFVGTAAKEDRSLMNICFVMAPGYEELAPEFLEFAKGRGMVGIKGHRLVGGFRASCYNALPVESVQALVDCMREFEKMHVK; translated from the coding sequence ATGAAAAAGCACAACTTCAATGCAGGACCCTCGATCCTGCCGCGTGTAGCCATTGAAAATGCCGCTAAGGCCATTCTCGATTTCGAAGGCATCGGTCTTTCGCTGTTGGAAATATCCCATCGCACCAAAGATTACGAGGCTGTGAACGACGAGGCCGAGTCGCTTTTCAGGGAGCTGTTGAATATTCCGGATAATTATAAGGTGCTTTTTCTGGGCGGAGGTGCCAGCACCCAGTTCTTCCACGTTCCCTACAATCTGCTGGAAAAGAAAGCCGGTTATGTGAACACGGGCGTGTGGGCGAAGAAGGCCATCAAGGAGGCCAAGAATTTCGGCGAGGTAGAGGTGCTCGCTTCCTCGGAGGACAAAAACTTCACCTATATTCCGAAAGGATATAAAATCCCGGCTGATCTGGACTATCTTCACATTACGACCAACAATACCATTTACGGAACGGAGTTGCACGAAGATATAGATTCGCCGGTGACGGTGGTGGCCGATATGAGTTCGGATATTCTGAGCCGTCCGGTGGACGTCACCAAATACGGGTTGATCTACGGCGGGGCGCAGAAAAATATGGGGCCTGCCGGTGTCACTTTCGTAATCGTACGTGAGGATATTCTGGGGAAGGTGAGCCGTCCGCTTCCTTCGATGGTGGATTACCGCAACCATATCGCCAACGATTCGATGTTCAATACTCCTCCCGTTTTTGCGATCTATGTAGTGAAGGAGACCCTGAAGTGGTTGAAGTCGATCGGTGGTGTGCCTGAAATACAGCGCCGCAACAGGGCCAAAGCCGACCTGCTCTACGGGGAGATCGACCGGAACCCGCTATTCGTGGGAACGGCGGCCAAGGAGGACCGTTCACTGATGAATATCTGTTTTGTGATGGCTCCGGGTTACGAGGAGCTGGCGCCCGAATTCCTCGAATTCGCCAAAGGTCGTGGCATGGTCGGCATCAAGGGACACCGGCTGGTGGGAGGTTTCCGCGCTTCGTGTTACAACGCACTGCCCGTCGAGAGCGTGCAGGCGCTGGTGGACTGCATGCGGGAATTTGAAAAAATGCACGTAAAATAG
- a CDS encoding NAD(P)-dependent oxidoreductase gives MKVLVATEKPFAKSAVEGIRRIVEEVGYELALLEKYTDKSELLAAVADADALIIRSDKVTAEVVAAAPKLKIVVRAGAGYDNVDLAACTEKGIVVMNTPGQNSNAVAELAIGMMIFMARNQFTPGTGSEIHGKTVGIHAYGNVGRLVGRYGKAMGMNVLAYDPFVADKGVFAADGVTAVDSVEELYVKSDYVSLHIPATEQTKRSIGYDLLSKMPKGATLVNTARKEVIDEEGLARVLEERSDLKYITDIAADSQAALNEKFGKRVFATAKKMGAETGEANVNAGLAAARQIVDFIRNGNRKFQVNK, from the coding sequence ATGAAAGTATTAGTTGCAACCGAAAAACCTTTTGCCAAAAGTGCCGTAGAGGGTATCCGCCGGATCGTGGAGGAGGTCGGGTACGAATTGGCCCTGCTGGAAAAATATACTGACAAGTCCGAACTGCTCGCGGCCGTGGCCGATGCCGATGCGCTGATTATCCGCAGCGACAAGGTGACGGCCGAAGTGGTGGCTGCCGCTCCGAAACTGAAGATCGTCGTACGTGCGGGAGCCGGTTACGACAATGTCGATCTGGCCGCCTGTACCGAAAAAGGCATCGTGGTGATGAACACTCCGGGGCAGAATTCGAATGCAGTGGCCGAGCTGGCCATCGGGATGATGATTTTCATGGCCCGCAATCAGTTTACGCCGGGAACAGGTTCCGAAATACATGGAAAGACAGTGGGTATCCATGCTTACGGAAATGTGGGCCGTCTGGTGGGTCGTTACGGTAAGGCGATGGGCATGAATGTGTTGGCCTACGATCCTTTCGTGGCGGATAAGGGAGTGTTCGCCGCCGACGGTGTGACGGCCGTGGATTCGGTAGAGGAACTGTATGTTAAGAGTGATTACGTTTCGCTGCATATTCCCGCCACGGAGCAGACGAAGCGGTCGATCGGCTACGATCTGCTTTCGAAGATGCCGAAAGGGGCGACACTCGTCAATACCGCCCGCAAGGAGGTGATCGACGAGGAGGGGTTGGCCCGAGTATTGGAGGAACGGAGCGACCTGAAGTATATCACCGACATTGCCGCCGATTCGCAGGCTGCTCTGAACGAGAAGTTCGGCAAACGGGTTTTTGCTACCGCAAAGAAGATGGGAGCGGAAACCGGTGAGGCGAATGTGAATGCAGGATTGGCCGCCGCCCGCCAGATCGTCGATTTTATCCGGAACGGGAACCGTAAATTCCAGGTAAACAAATAG
- a CDS encoding YicC/YloC family endoribonuclease: MIKSMTGYGKAETAVAGKKITVEIRSLNSKQLDLSVKVPGLYRGLEYEIRNCVAKVMQRGKVDVFISYETDASSGSAAINGTLFGEYYRQIERIASEQGIGWDTQTIAAAIPAILRLPEVVQNENTSLSEEEQSAVAETVRQALDHIEQFRLQEGDTLIRDLLRRVDKIRALKEEVTPYEQARTEQIKARIRENIESAGIPVDSNRLEQEMIFYIEKLDITEEKVRLENHCRYFHEVAASEDGVGRKLGFIAQEMGREINTLGSKANDAAIQKLVVQMKDELEKIKEQVLNLL; this comes from the coding sequence ATGATAAAGTCCATGACCGGCTACGGCAAAGCGGAAACGGCCGTAGCCGGAAAAAAAATCACCGTCGAAATACGCTCCCTGAACAGCAAGCAGCTCGATCTTTCGGTCAAGGTGCCCGGGCTCTACCGCGGTCTCGAATACGAAATCCGCAACTGTGTGGCAAAAGTCATGCAGCGGGGCAAGGTGGATGTCTTCATCTCCTACGAAACCGATGCGTCATCCGGATCGGCCGCCATCAACGGTACATTGTTCGGTGAATATTACCGTCAGATAGAACGTATCGCTTCCGAACAGGGGATCGGCTGGGACACCCAAACGATCGCAGCAGCCATTCCCGCCATTCTCCGGCTTCCGGAGGTGGTTCAGAACGAAAACACCTCGCTTTCCGAGGAAGAACAGTCGGCCGTCGCGGAAACCGTCCGGCAGGCCCTCGACCATATCGAACAATTCCGTCTCCAGGAAGGCGACACATTGATCCGAGACCTGTTGCGCCGGGTGGACAAAATCAGGGCACTGAAAGAGGAGGTAACACCGTACGAACAGGCCCGTACCGAACAGATCAAAGCACGTATCCGGGAAAACATCGAATCGGCGGGAATCCCGGTGGACAGCAACCGACTGGAGCAGGAGATGATTTTCTACATCGAGAAACTCGACATCACAGAAGAAAAAGTCCGGCTGGAAAACCATTGCAGGTATTTCCACGAAGTGGCCGCCTCGGAAGACGGGGTGGGGCGCAAACTCGGATTCATCGCCCAGGAAATGGGACGTGAAATCAACACGCTCGGCTCGAAGGCGAACGATGCCGCCATCCAGAAACTCGTCGTCCAGATGAAGGATGAACTGGAGAAAATAAAGGAACAGGTTCTGAATCTACTGTAA
- a CDS encoding DUF1015 domain-containing protein, with amino-acid sequence MVKIKPFAGIRPPKEYAAEVASRPYDVLSSAEAKAEATQRSLLHIIKPEIDFDPIADEHSQAVYDKAVENFKKWRANGWLVQDPEEYYYVYAQTMNGRTQYGLAVCCHFEDYLTGKIKKHELTRTDKEEDRMIHVRNQNANIEPVFFSYPANSEIDAIVSDVVTKQAPEYDFTAADGFGHHFWPIRDRKTIDRITEIFAGIPALYVADGHHRTAAAARVGQERMKANPHHTGNEEYCYFLAVIFPDNQLQIIDYNRVVKDLNGLTPAGLLERLKENFTVEDRGTAVYKPDALHRFGMYLDGRWYALTAKEGTYNDNDPIGVLDVTILSDLVLDRILGIKDLRTDKRIDFVGGIRGLGELQKRVDSGEMKVAFALYPVSMKQLIDIADTGNIMPPKTTWFEPKLRSGVVIHSFEE; translated from the coding sequence ATGGTAAAGATCAAGCCTTTTGCCGGAATCCGGCCCCCGAAAGAGTATGCCGCCGAAGTGGCGTCGCGTCCCTATGACGTACTGAGTTCGGCCGAGGCTAAAGCCGAGGCGACCCAGCGTTCGCTGTTGCATATCATCAAGCCCGAGATAGACTTCGATCCGATTGCGGACGAACATTCTCAGGCCGTATATGACAAGGCGGTGGAGAATTTCAAGAAATGGCGTGCCAACGGCTGGCTCGTGCAGGACCCCGAGGAGTATTACTATGTATATGCTCAGACGATGAACGGCCGTACGCAGTACGGATTGGCCGTATGTTGCCATTTCGAGGATTATCTGACCGGAAAAATCAAGAAGCACGAACTGACCCGTACCGATAAAGAAGAGGACCGGATGATCCACGTGCGAAACCAAAACGCCAATATCGAACCGGTATTTTTCTCCTATCCGGCCAACAGCGAAATAGATGCGATCGTATCCGATGTCGTAACGAAACAGGCTCCCGAATACGACTTTACGGCGGCCGACGGTTTCGGGCACCATTTCTGGCCGATCAGGGATCGGAAGACAATAGACCGGATTACGGAGATATTCGCCGGTATTCCCGCTCTGTACGTGGCCGACGGCCATCATCGTACGGCTGCCGCGGCCCGCGTAGGTCAGGAACGGATGAAAGCCAATCCTCATCACACGGGGAATGAAGAATACTGTTATTTCCTGGCGGTGATTTTCCCGGATAACCAGTTGCAGATCATCGACTACAATCGGGTCGTGAAAGATCTGAACGGCCTGACGCCTGCCGGGCTGCTCGAAAGGCTGAAGGAGAACTTTACGGTGGAAGATCGGGGAACGGCTGTTTACAAACCCGATGCCCTGCATCGCTTCGGCATGTATCTCGACGGTCGCTGGTATGCTTTGACGGCCAAGGAAGGTACATATAACGACAATGATCCGATCGGTGTGCTGGATGTGACGATCCTTTCCGATCTGGTGCTCGATAGGATTCTCGGTATCAAAGATCTGCGTACGGATAAGCGAATCGACTTCGTCGGAGGTATCCGCGGCTTGGGCGAGTTGCAGAAACGGGTGGATTCGGGTGAGATGAAAGTGGCTTTCGCTCTGTATCCCGTTTCGATGAAACAGTTGATAGATATTGCCGATACAGGTAATATCATGCCTCCCAAGACCACGTGGTTCGAGCCCAAGCTGCGTTCCGGCGTGGTGATCCACTCTTTTGAGGAATAA